The DNA region GGCGTACCCGGATGTTTCTATGATGTCCGAGGATGAGGAAAACCGCAGCGAGAGCGACGGCAGCTCGGAGCAGAGCTACGGCTGCTGTCCCAGCGCGGAGAAGCGGCGGCGGATGTCGCGCAAGACCACCGTAGGCAGTGTGGTTATAGTGAAGCAGCGGAACGCAGCAAACGCGCGGGAACGTGACAGGACACAAAGCGTCAACACGGCTTTCACAGCATTACGGACTCTAATTCCCACCGAGCCGGTTGACAGAAAGCTGTCAAAGATTGAGACTCTGCGCTTGGCCTCCAGTTACATCTCACATCTGGCCAATGTGCTCCTGATAGGGGACGGAGGAGAGGACGCGCAGCCTTGCGTGAGCGCGGTTTACAGCGCGCAGGGGGATAGTGGAGGAAAACAGCCGCGCACCATCTGTACTTTCTGTCTCAGCAGCCAGAGAAAAGGGGTAAGATTCAAATAGACTAACATGCAATAAAATCTGTTTGGTCAGTGTCTAAAAACAGAAATAGCCTTATAAACATTTAtctttatagtaaatatatagtTGCATAGGCCTAATATACAGGGCTAATAATTAGAGGTAATAGCTTGGTATTGTTTCTAACCCTACCATTGAACCTAACCTGTGGTTAGGCTATAAGTTAAGTACACTGTAAGTACATGCTAAGTacacatacaataaaataacGTGCAACAGTAAACATTTATGGATGGGAGATGGGCAGGACGCGCAAACCTGCGCACCTCAGAAGTGCGAAAGAACCTTGAAATGCGATACGGCTTAAGTATGAAGCACAATATAACTACATTTGGTTTTGAACACATTTGACACAAACTGGCAGCTCTTTTTTTCTAGTTTTAGTCATGTTGATTATAATGGCTTATCCAAGTAGCCtacaattaaaacttttttttcacgtTTGGTTTTCTTTAATAGACTACCTAACTAATTTTTCAGCAATTTAGCCTACTTCTCAATAGTTTACTCTTTGCATGCCATACACACCGTGGGCCTACCCTGTAGATATCTGTAGATATTTAATCAAGGCCTAAATTGCAGAAGACATTTTCAATTGTCAGACTTAAAATTTTAAACGTCAACAAAGATATAATAACATAGGTATGCTATATGCTTGCAGAGTCTAGATACCAtgttatgtgtatatttatttctttttggctttggtAGATAAAGGACTCGACTGACTGTGTCCGCATGCGGGGAATCGCTTCACTGCGCATGTCTCGCCGGTAGCAGTGGCAGCAGCGGCTGCGGGAGGTGAAGTGACACTCAGGGAGAGCGAAAGGTGAGCGAGACTCCTCGCAACAGAGATTTTCGGAAGACTCGCCATTCAGACAAGCGACAATttcgagtttttttttctgtgtgttttgtaTAGTGATGTGAACATTTAAAATGCAGTGCATAATTAtgtcttttttcttgttttcttttttaaaaagagattttatacattttatacacaaatTGTGAAGCGCCATGgtgaaaataaaatttattttttcaattttcaaatGTCCTCTGTCAGTTATGCGTGCATGACacatgacatttaaaatgttttggttgAAAGGACTTAAAAACTTCTCCGTATTTTTTATATAGGCTAAGCTGAATGAAGAGCTTTCCCAATGTCTTTgggttaataaatcatttttatagcATAATATTAAAGACGAGTACTCATGCAATTATTGCTGTTGCATAGTTGTTGTTTGGGCATTTTGTCAAGTGTTTTAAATCTACATATAGTAGTCATCAgctgccttaaaattttaagttgaacCAAATCAATTTTACAAGCATTTTCAACTTACATCATATAAACTGACTTTATATATCAAGTTAAATGCTGTATAATGTAATTAAGTTAAAACAACTTAAATTAACATATGATCGTGTTGTAATGTTTTATGGagcatattatgttttaaatcAAAACATCAACAGATAAGACTTTTATGCATGGGCAATAGTTCCAGCTGTATGCAGGATTTCAGTGTTTGTATGTTGACAACCCACACAatgatttaatttacttttaagtaATGCACAGGTATTTACGtgttaatgaaagaaaaaaaaaaaactaaaccattCATTAGTTATAAGTGCGTCAGAAACAAATAAACAGTCTGATTAGATTCAAAAAGGTacatagttaacccaaaaatgcaagtttactcactatttactctaccgcaagtggttccaaacctttatgagtttctttagtCATTTAAAAGCTAAAggagatttatttgaagaaaaAGTGAACCTGTAACCAATGACATCTATCGCAGGAACaacaaatatggatgtcaatggttgcatgttttcagcatttctcaaaatatcttcttttgtgtttgacagaagaaagaaagtgaaAGAGTTTGTAAACAGAAAATAATGACGGAATTTGGATGAACTTTCCTTTTACATCAcattaataaaatcattaaataaaactgcacaatttgcataattataaaagtgaAGTCTTTAACTGTTAAGttgttccaagttacaatgggtttacttacattatttttgtaaagccagtatgttgcttttaaggcaattggctTACTTGCTTTAAGcagctaatcactttttacagcgtTTAGTtactttatctaaaaaaaaattaataataaaagaaattaataaaaattaataaacctGTTGCcctaaaagtgacaagttgactttacttaaaaaagtgagtaaactgagaatttttaagttgacttaatatacttctttatAATCATacccatttatttaataatttaaggcAATGGAATTACaattttttaagtaacttactgctgacaagttgactttacaaaaaaatgtatacccTTTGTAACTTTCTGTTAAGTtgaattaatgttttataattatgcatattGCACTtgcttttttttagattaaagtaaacatcactttttttaatacacctttattatatttgttttttccccCCAGCTTCTCTGTAGCAAAATCACATtcagtaaaataaatctgctctttcAGACTCCAGTGTGTgttctaaattcaatacagggTAAATTTTATAGACCTAATGAAGcacaaaatatgtaatattggaaagattacagtaattatttgaaaacagatgTGCTTAAACAGTCTGATACTGTAAAAAAGGATTAGTTGACATAAAAAGTaagtacaatttgcataattctaaaaattaagtcaacttaacagttccaagttataATGCATTATCTTTGTGAAGTCAacttgcttttaaggcaattagtTTCCTCGCTtcaagtaactaatcactttttacagtgtacatgatTTAATGTGGCTTTTCTGAGTATGTATAGTGAGTTTGCATCTTTTTCCTTCAGTATTAAAACCCCCAaacatggaaaatatttttaaaaagcaagcgaGTGCTGCAAGTACAGATCAATTCCCATGGGGATTCATTTTTAGGGGCTTCAAATCAGTCAgtcatctgaaaaacaaacattaattcaCATAAAACCCGTCGATCGTTTCATGCATAACTAAATTTACCGCCTCTCGTTCTCTATATGTGGTCGCTTCATCATAGTTGATTTGTAACTTCTACGAAGGTCCGAATCGAAACGTTTTTggcctgattttttttattcttttacacATATCTCTCTCCTTGTGTCTCCATGTGTTTTTGGAGATCTGGAGTGTATTAGTCACGGTAAATACTACCCTTCGTTCTTGCCGCAGCTGTGCATCTGTGAGCTGCATAAATCACCAACAGGGTCAACATGGACGGTTGGATGGGGGTAATATAGAGCAAGAGAGGGGGGGCTTGATAAAGAGAAAGCAGGGTCGAAGGTCTGGGTGAAGATTAAGCATCCGAGCTCTTAGATGCTTGAATAAAGGTCATAGGTTACTGTACAAGCTGAGTGGCTGTTTTCAAATTCAGACTTGTGATAAAGAATAACCCTGCCTGAGTGAACTGGTTAAGAAGTGTACAAGCTTATAATATGAGAGAGATTGCAAATATGTTTGATTGCTTTTCTGTTCACCGCTTTTACAGCAGTTGCATTCTTTCCAAGCGTTATTCTTATATGAATCAATGGTTTTCTTGTGATTTAGAGGTATTCTATGTTTATTTACacctttgaattgcattatggggcctTGAGGTGTGTTTTGACAACTTACTATAACTTATCACTAAAATGATAAGTTATAGTTAGCAGTTAACTCTAAATTAAAGAGTTAAATAGTTAACTTTTCAGTTTCAAAGAAAtaacatattataaagacataataaattatttaggatattattttttattctataaatCTTTGGTAGCATTTCTTCCTAATTTCTAATTAAATTTTGGTCATTAATCTGGCTATTTCTCATTGATTGACAGAAAGTGACagttggtcagaataacaaatgttttcatgtgtTGTCATCATAATTCATCGTTATTTCaccaaatgttttgtttttttaactgtttgATATGAAATTAGAACAGTATTGTGTTTGTTACAAATTATTGTAAacacttttttgttattttgaacaattgtcattttgttcaaatgttttctcaatagctatacattttttcatcagtagtttacaaagtaaatgcaatataaaacagactaaaagaaagtaaaatactattaaaagtctactttaataattctaattttaaaatataggtGAAATATCTTTCAGCATTCACTTTTACAGATTTGTACTGTACATCGTGAAATATGAAAATACATTCTTATTCTAGCCTGTACTTATTAAAAGAATTAGTGCTCATAATAAATTCTTTATTTGAAAGGGGGTTAAATCGATTGGAGTGAAAGAAAGTGGATatacaattacaaataaaatatttaattaaatatgcctTACAAGATgaacaaaaaatatgaataagCTTGTTACACTTATTTTAGTGAGTTTctattgtaaaaaatgtttggTAACCATATGGTGGTTATTCATAGTAATTAAACCTGATTCTAATGTTTGTGAAACATCTGTATTACATCACATAATGTAGATCCAATGATCCAAAAGCTTTGCAGTTTTTAAACAAAGTGTATATATCATAAATGCCAGATTTTAGAAGCTGTCAAGTCCATTAAGCCtgatatattcatattttttttacttttctatgGATTGAATGGACATGCCAGTTTCGATATACTGTAAAATTCTTgggacactgaaaaaaaaatgatttaaatatgatcccttggatttactacattttttaggctaagtggttgtaaacaatttatttgggctgaatttaaacaaattaagttgaacagtactaaatttaatttgtttgtttaaattcaacaaatataaattgtttgcaacaattttgcagacatctttTTCCCCAGTGGATAACATGAAGGAAATTAACTCACCTTATAagtttttacaaatattaatGGAGTGAACTTAATACAATTAGGTTGTTCCAAAATTAAACTCAATTAAACATTCAGGCGTTGGTTCAGCTTAtattaaataagttgtttgaacaaacagcaaacatccttttttgagtgtacactgtaaaaaatgctgggttccacacaatctatttgtgttgggaaaaaataaaacaataaagtcaacttataaattttttttagtttaggttgattgaacataaaacaattaagttgtcctaacgaaatctcaagaattgtgttgtttagctcattttaattaagtaatttgaacaagcaacaaaaatattttttgagtgtacgttCATCTCTAAAAACCTTCTATTTATCCATGACTTTAAAATTTTTGCACGTACATAAAAACCGACAACTCTAAGAAGCATtacctgaaattaaaaaaattaatttattcattaaaatttataatgaataaattaaaatgaatctaGAGTCACTTTTTGCACAAGTCCGCTCAGACTTTCAAAGCCTACAGAATATATTTCATGATAATGAATTGCTTTAACGCTGTGCAGTGATAGTGTTGTTTTGGCAGCTGGTTCAGTCTGAATTCCCCTCATCCGATGCAGATCTGCAAGTGTCTAATGTGTGACTGATGTCTCCCAGCCGGACGTCCTGAAGTCAAATCGCACTCTCGCTGCTGTGATTTCATCATTTCACAGCTGATTCTATAGGATTAACTCTGATATTTGGAGCTCCATAAATCGGGATTGATTCGGTCTCCTTGGGTCGTTCGCTTGGCTTATTAGATGCATTTCATAACAAAACCCAACAACCTCTTTCCTCCCAGACCTCAAACCTTGACACTGGTTTACTAATGACTGAGTGGTTGCCTAGTGACTCTTGTCCCAGAAGGAAACTCCCTCCTCTGAGTTTTTGGCAGGAACACTAAGTCTACAGCCAGTGTATGGATTTAGGCACGCACACACTTTGTTTGACAGACCTCGAGCATCAGGTCTGTTTTCGAGGAAGACTCCATTACCATTTAAAAATGGCCTTTTTTTGCGGCAGGTACATAATTATCTGTTAAACACTTAAAATTTTACAGTATTCATTTTACAGTCatttatttcacagtattttaggTGACCTATCTATTCAAAGACTCCATCTATTCTCattaaagcataggtctcaagctcgactcctggagggccacagttctgcacagttttgctccaaccctaatcaaacacagctgatccgaATAATTAAGGTTTCCCAAACTactagactattaagcaggtgtgagttagaGGTGGAGTTAAagtatgcagagctgcggccctccaggaattgagtttgagaccactgcatTAAAGGTACGTTAGTACTTAAAAAGTCCatatctgtgatttttttttctgagagtgtatttttTAGCTGCATTGTGATCCTTAAAGGATAAGTTCACCCACAAATTAAAATTCTCTTATTGATCACTCATTGTCATGTCACCGCTGAGACCTTTGTTCGTcgttaaaacacaaattaagataattcatataaaaaatctgggagctccctcatcctccatagattGCAACAGCCTTAATTTGTTTAGAGTCGAGAGAAATAACCAAAAACTGTATATTTGGGAACAACGggaatattatcaagcaataAGAATGTACTTTTAGGGccatataacaaaaataatgactttatttaacagattattcttctcctcagtgtcagcaTAGCATGTTCATGAGACTGCTTTTTATACATGTCACAATCGGTTAATGCTGACGTATAGGAGGATCAGGGAGCTTTTggattttgtatttgtattcagaACATGAATGAAGGTCTTATGGGTTTGGAATTAAATGAATGTTAGTAATTAATagcataattttaaaaattggaGTGAACTAATGCTGAACTTTAAATAGTCTTTGGTCTCTTTTATATTCAGTAGctttaaatactatattttacatttataatttggTAACATGTACTCATTGTGTACATCTCTAGCCGCATGTCATTAAATGTGTAATGAATTCCtgcaattacatttgtaattacattgttgatTTATCTCTTACAACTTTACCCACCCTCAAACCTACAAATAACACAAAAGATGTCCCTAACCAACGTCACAACTAAATAACTGCCTAAGCAGTTTGCAAAACATAGACACAATAACACAGCATATAATTTTTGATGTCCATTAGTATTTAAGGTCacaaaattatttagtttaaggaccatatataataactttatgGACATTAATCACAATATCtagtcataatttttttaaagttttgttatAATGCCctctaacagtttttttttttttttttttacaatgagtaTTTTAATAAGGGCCCTATAGGGGTTAATAAAGACTTTTATAgattgcaaaacaaaacaaaacagaacaaaactaaactaaactaaactaaactaaactaaactaaactaaactaaactaaactaaactaaactaaactaaactaaactaaactaaactaaactaaactaaactaaactttcttgcttaccagctgactgcttacctccctATTGACCAGTTACCAGTGTGTCGGTGGCGGAACTGAAATGTAGAGCGGCATTGACCACAACATCGGGGTTCGTTTTTTCTGGATTGCGTTTTAAAACTGCCGactgggtttaggaaaggagtggacgggtcagtcggtgcttttaaaatgctattggttgggtttagggaagaatgGTGGatttctggtggatttacgcaagaacagcaggcaggaATGACAcatgcgagagaaatttgagatctcaagaaGTGTACTCTGGTGGATTCGAgaaaacaaaaatggcaaaaaacgtAGTTCttgggacatattttgctctctccagaaatatatacaggggtacgtaatcagaatgagcctgggttgaaaccaatcaaaacatttaattcatctttaaacCTTGATGATATTTTATGCTAAATCTTTATGAAAGGTTTTGTTGAGCACAATAgtaaataatttgacatttgaaaGCATTGACAATTGACATTCCATTATAGAAAAAGCtcccagtttccaacattcttcaaaatatcttcttttctgttcaacagaaaaaagatacacaaacaggtttgaaacaagtggaggatgagtaaacaaagacagaattttaatttcatttctaTTTTCTTTAAAGTGTCATCAGATGACTCTCGTTCTAAAGATGCCTGACAAAATGTTTTCAAAACCCCTTCACACACTCAGCGTTTGACAGACTTTGAGTGGACAGGTCAGTGAATGCTTGAGGATGACTAGAGGAAGACTCCCCGGTGCGCATGTGTTCATGGAAACTCCATTACTATTTAAGAAGTCTTTTTTCCGGTGGGCTCATATTTGGCTCTTGTGTGCGATGACTCCCTGAGGTTTCTGTTCTGCAGGAAGTTGTCACGGGCACACAGGAAAGCAAAACATGCGTGTCCGACCCCACCATGACTGTCTCACCGCTGTCTCACAcacacgagcacacacacaccagatggACGATTCCCAGACACCATAATTCACTGACAGGGCTGTATCCGGCGTGCAAACAGAACCCTGACGTCTACGGTAattatattaatagttaaatgaaataaaaaattgatgcatttcaaaatatttatgctTTGGGACTTTTCTAAGTGCAATAAATAAAACACGATTGGTTCTTCACGGTGTTTGACCTTCAGTGCCTTTTACAGATTCTCTCCTGTGGCCTCATGGGATGGTAAAATGTCAAGTAGGttcacaattttaaaaaatttgcCTGAAATAATAGGATGTGAGGGTTTTGGCCTAATGTTTTATCAAAATGTTTACACATCCTGCGTGGCTCATATTGTTTGTCTATggatctacactgaaaaaaattatttctgcaaaattgttgcaaactatatgtggggttgaatttaaacaaacaaattaaatttagtaatgttcaactaaataaatagtttacaaccactttacTTAAacttagtaaatccaaggaatcatctttgaatcatttttttcagtatagatataattttatatatgttttgtgCTGACATTTAGATATGAAGTATTATTTCATACAGTTCtctaaacatacaaaaaaatagtgaccttaaaataccatttaaatgttaagaatgttcattcattcgttttcttttcggcttagctcctctattcatcaggggtcaccacagcggaatgaaccgccaacttatccaacatatgttttacgcagcggatgccctttcacccgcaaccaacactgggaaacacccatacacacttgcatttacacacatacagtatacactatagaccatttcagtgtggtCATGTCTTTGGCCCTTTAACATTTCCTGTtcgttatcaaactatttcttaactgtaacaagaggcaattcaatcatagcttaatgttaaaacagctatcataacattatttatcaatatgtgactattttttaattctcagaagctatataaattaaaaatgtaaaacaggaaatatgttgggatcattgtttttgtttacatccctcaaatggtctgtctttggactgtgggggaaactggagcacccagaggtaaaataatgcaaatgcaaatacaaggagaacatgcaaactccacacaatagtcaattgacccagctgaggctcgaaccagggaccttcttgctgtgaggcaactttACTATCCACTGTGCCAACATGACACCATGTTAAGAAAGTTATAGAGGcaatataaaaacaatgtttCTTTTTCAATGCTTAAAATCTGAAGAATAATGTTGTGTTTTACTGATTAAAAACCTATCAAACATATCAAAATGACTTAAATTACTTAGTTAATTAACCTGAAAATAACTGTAGGTTTCTTAAAGAGCCTTTGGTTACacttttaaggtgtccttgttactGTAACTATTCATTTAATACTGAGTAATAATTGATTACATTAACTTACTCTATGGTTTGGgtgttttgtatgtatttttaaacaatGCAATATATGCATGCAAAAAATgcattgcattttaatttaaGGCATCCTTCTTACACTGTTATTTCACAATGAAGTAGTatgatattaattaaaaatatgaaaatatgaactAGTTAGTGATTGAATAAAAGTTAGCTGCAAGCAATATAATAACAATGtttctgattcattcattcattttccttcggcttagtcccgccAAATACTCCAGCATAAGCT from Danio rerio strain Tuebingen ecotype United States chromosome 8, GRCz12tu, whole genome shotgun sequence includes:
- the tcf15 gene encoding transcription factor 15 (The RefSeq protein has 7 substitutions compared to this genomic sequence) codes for the protein MAFAMLRPIATHLAYPDVSMMSEDEENRSESDGSSEQSYGCCPSAEKRRRMSRKTTVGSVVIVKQRNAANARERDRTQSVNTAFTALRTLIPTEPVDRKLSKIETLRLASSYISHLANVLLIGDGGEDAHPCVSAVYSAQGDSGGKQPRTICIFCFSTQRKGIKDLTDCVRMRGIASLRMFSR